ttatttttttatttttttggggtagatgaaaatattaaacaaCTTGAAACAGATTTATTAATCCAACGTTTTGTTATGGACAATTCCAATGGTATTATTagattaatttttcaaaaaacaaaacaaaataaattacatatatttcgataataattattaatatggttaataattttttgtttagcTTCAAtgttgttaaaaaaatatgaagatAATGGCAATAAGTATTTGGCACCTTGGTATACCGATGTGTGCAATCAATTAGGTTAgtaaatatgcaaatatataaataatttgctGCTTAGtttgtttaaaaataaattattatttatatataaaagtaaataaacatatttgacaaatttttaaaacctTTTTAGGTCATCCAATTTTAAGTTACGTATTTGAAGGCACCTATAAGCATTCTGTAAACAACAGTTTAGagtttttcaaaaaatatgttccAAAATTAACAACCAAAATAACGAAAATGGTTGAAAATGGTACtcatctattttttttattttttctaactCGTTTATACTTACATTGTCATCTGTACAATTCgtaatgtttttatttttttccattttttaggacatataatattagtaGACCGAATGTTTCAACACTCTTTGGatacatttaaaaataaagtttcAACTCTTATGAATACaagtaaaaaaacaaaaaatatatagtttaCATTAACAAATAAGCGaggattataaaaaatttcaatTCCTTTTCAAgcataattaaatatgtagCATTTAAAACATCATGCATATGgttaatatttgttttttattttttcagaAGTTGGATTTACAGACATGTGTTCGAAAAAATGCTTTGAGGATACCGTAGaagaaaaatacaaaatcgataaatatgatattgTACTTAATCCACAAAATACTAAACAAAGAAGAGGAGattgtaatatataaatatgatcatattttaatttttacctacttatttttattttcgttTTAACGAAactaatttataattttattttctttcctTCCTTTTTAGTAACAAGAATGATCCTTTACTATTACAAAGACACAATAAACAATATCGAAGCCATTGCAGATATTACTTTAATTATGCTTCTTCATTTAAGTTCCTCTGCAAAAACAATCGAGGCTGGGCATTTAGATATAGATATAACGCAAacatcaaataaaaaaaatctgATGCTTTTAGCTGGTGAAGGCGATAAGGTAATTATAGTACTTATAGGATAGTGTAATTTGTCTTCCCCTTTTATGGATTCgtttttcacatttttttatttttccttttttgttattcAGAAATCTAAACGTAATTTATTTCGAATTGCACCCTACAAATTTTTCCGAGATCCACAAGACGAATCATATACAGCATCCATATTTGCAATTGATGATATTATGAAAACATGTTCTTTatctaaaaaatttaaaaattataattatttatatgaaaaaactAAAGGATTATGGGATGAAATTCAAACTCTTTATTCTGCATCATATGGATTTGTTCCCTCTAAAAAGATTAAAGCACAATCTTTTATTGCATCAAAAATTAGAAATGTTGgatttctttttaaatgGCTTAACACTAATGACATATCATCGACTAACGCAAACTTTTTAGTTAAAAACTACTCCCCCTTAGCATCTCTCAGTTTGCAATTAAGTGAGTTACGAAAAGGGAATATAAGCGATGCATAGTGTTGTGGCAGTCGATTAGATACGCAGTTAtgcattttcatttttttcatttttttcatctttttatgtattttcttttttttccactTTTTTCCACTTTTTagcatttttcataaataccATGATAGAGCAATATGAGTCCAGCTTTTTAGGAAACTTTTCATCggcattaaaaaaagtatttacATTGGGTAAAAGTGGAGCTAACCCTAAAAATTATAGCGATTTAATTAGTTTTTCAGAAAcagattatttattaagaaCCAAAAAAGCTGATGCTGTTcaaagaataataaatcagACAATTAAAGTCTTAAAGAAAAAGTTTTTTTCTGCTGAATTTACTCCTACATTATTTGCTCAATatgtttcattatttttatctttatggGTATTTGAAGGACAAAAAGACATTTCAATGAACAATCCAAATATTTcaagatttaaaaaattatttttcttatcatttttagTTCACAGTAAGTTATTTATCAATATGCACTTGATTGCTTTATCGATTGTTTGACGATGTTACACTATTTTTTCCCACTTATTACACAATTTtcttattaatttgttttaatcTTTATCAGAATCTGGAATTGTTGAGAAAGCAACTGAAATCGTATGTAAAAATTGTCAAcacaaaacaaaaaaaattgttttaggATGTATAGATGATTATGGAGGAAAggataaaacaaaaattttagGGCTATTTACTAGAAAATGCAAACCAACTATTGTTCctattaataaaagaagTGTACGTAAAATTTTGAAGGTTCTTATGACTACATTAACTGACCCACttgatattttaaaaatagctGCTGATTTAGCTACAAgatgtaaatattataatgatgCTGCTCCaaattcgaaaaaaaaacataaagaaaattatgatcTGTTTGTAAAATCAGAATTATCTCTTAGACACACATGTGCTGTAGTTACAagtatgttttttttataaaaaacgtTTAAGTATTTTTAGTGGGTATTCAGCATTACACTAtattatgtacatatattttggtGTAACAAATGtattacttatttttttttttgcaggAAAATTAGTTCAAAAGTCAATAAAACGAGTATCCAGACTTAAAGACTTTAGTGAAGCTCCAAATATTATAGAACAGACATTAGACAGTGTccaatatttaaaaatgagaaATCATAGAGACCCAGATAGCACCTTTACTGTCCTTTGTCCTTTTATGCAAGGAACTGACAAACATATCAGAGATTTAGAACGCAGCCAAATTATTTCCTATGTTTtgagtaataaaaaaaatatttcttaaccgttcataaaaaaaatgtacaaaaacaaattcattactattacattatttttttttaacagaAAATGTGGGAATTTCCAATATAATTAAGGGAAAAATACATAACATATTCagcaaaaatat
This sequence is a window from Plasmodium chabaudi chabaudi strain AS genome assembly, chromosome: 7. Protein-coding genes within it:
- a CDS encoding rhoptry neck protein 5, putative, which codes for MMKLSILIYLVAFYYASEANGKLHDVLVPKNLPLIKNFHKNDGKLKNDNKNSFDNYEKKMLSDSGSINVMFDPRMKKVVPSKMRKQHVVGGFAQNTVDQSDVEMGKYETALRFVENMNNQMLVLAKEINSALENEKYIALEGYNRLSSIMKEPLATMYSLDSLKNATTIDFSKYDTDWYANATMKDKYEAAKHLQATIEKFFKTSNTKKSVSEKKINENIKQLETDLLIQRFVMDNSNASMLLKKYEDNGNKYLAPWYTDVCNQLGHPILSYVFEGTYKHSVNNSLEFFKKYVPKLTTKITKMVENGHIILVDRMFQHSLDTFKNKVSTLMNTKVGFTDMCSKKCFEDTVEEKYKIDKYDIVLNPQNTKQRRGDLTRMILYYYKDTINNIEAIADITLIMLLHLSSSAKTIEAGHLDIDITQTSNKKNLMLLAGEGDKKSKRNLFRIAPYKFFRDPQDESYTASIFAIDDIMKTCSLSKKFKNYNYLYEKTKGLWDEIQTLYSASYGFVPSKKIKAQSFIASKIRNVGFLFKWLNTNDISSTNANFLVKNYSPLASLSLQLTFFINTMIEQYESSFLGNFSSALKKVFTLGKSGANPKNYSDLISFSETDYLLRTKKADAVQRIINQTIKVLKKKFFSAEFTPTLFAQYVSLFLSLWVFEGQKDISMNNPNISRFKKLFFLSFLVHKSGIVEKATEIVCKNCQHKTKKIVLGCIDDYGGKDKTKILGLFTRKCKPTIVPINKRSVRKILKVLMTTLTDPLDILKIAADLATRCKYYNDAAPNSKKKHKENYDLFVKSELSLRHTCAVVTRKLVQKSIKRVSRLKDFSEAPNIIEQTLDSVQYLKMRNHRDPDSTFTVLCPFMQGTDKHIRDLERSQIISYVLKNVGISNIIKGKIHNIFSKNINMREGLKSDSVVTIKVGGRKFNGSLFVGGYHLNVNDIEQNALHIGLSKSRKVYDGSKFVDELEILKEDGIKDIIMKGIDEDNERLYVLSNGEKISEFEYAKENPNANIIIFDGNNYISSYALREIGLEAERIVWAGNNVGWAAEFALGNISDRPIPIFDGSAWILLDKLSIKNILGNFLPKNVNGNLLAKDINFTILNKDGKAILKNTMPIVNLKNATFTLSGVLNFVIKAEKGNDNEIIVHTRIP